One Lottiidibacillus patelloidae genomic region harbors:
- a CDS encoding CBO0543 family protein codes for MISIIITIVFLLFTWRFGDWRNWKKYYPSMLYMVLNAVLFNVLTYEHPTWEWNDVTGVFPNHTLLDLWIIFTQFPAVVLLYLTNHPKTWIKKGLRILLWAGIFTALELIVFQFDYIVYQNNWTIWWSIFFNLVTFFMIRLHFRRPLLTWLLSIIFISCLIIVFDLSLSQLR; via the coding sequence ATGATTTCAATAATTATCACTATCGTATTTCTATTATTTACTTGGCGGTTTGGGGATTGGAGAAACTGGAAAAAGTATTATCCATCCATGTTATATATGGTATTAAATGCAGTACTCTTTAATGTTTTGACATATGAGCATCCTACATGGGAATGGAACGATGTCACAGGTGTTTTTCCTAACCATACTCTGCTCGATCTTTGGATAATCTTCACACAGTTTCCCGCAGTTGTTTTATTATATTTAACAAACCATCCAAAAACATGGATAAAAAAGGGCTTACGAATATTATTATGGGCAGGTATTTTTACAGCATTAGAACTTATTGTATTTCAATTTGATTATATTGTTTACCAAAATAATTGGACTATTTGGTGGTCAATCTTCTTTAATCTAGTAACGTTCTTTATGATTAGGCTACATTTTAGACGTCCTTTATTAACATGGCTTCTTTCCATCATTTTCATATCATGTTTAATTATTGTATTTGATCTTTCACTATCCCAATTGAGATAA
- a CDS encoding GNAT family N-acetyltransferase — MGTHFEKLTSPSLQVVEAIDRWENDSTIIPLTRPNQNKSELERRTKVTVDELKERLKNHHIYLIYHNDRLIGEMNFMVDPGHLLKKEKGAAWIGITIGEAEGRGKGIGYKAIEFLEKQIQKEGLKRIELGVFEFNKQAIKLYHKMGYKEIGRIDNFTYWQDRMWTDIRMEKYL, encoded by the coding sequence ATGGGGACTCATTTTGAAAAATTAACAAGTCCTTCTTTACAAGTTGTTGAAGCAATTGACCGCTGGGAAAACGATTCAACCATTATTCCATTAACGCGTCCAAATCAAAATAAATCAGAATTAGAACGTCGTACGAAAGTGACCGTAGATGAATTAAAAGAACGCTTAAAAAATCATCATATCTACCTTATTTATCATAATGACCGGTTAATAGGAGAAATGAATTTTATGGTTGATCCAGGTCACTTACTAAAAAAAGAGAAGGGTGCTGCTTGGATAGGAATTACAATAGGTGAAGCTGAAGGACGTGGCAAGGGAATTGGTTATAAAGCAATTGAATTTTTAGAGAAACAAATCCAAAAAGAGGGTCTTAAACGTATTGAGTTAGGTGTTTTTGAGTTTAACAAACAGGCAATTAAGCTCTATCACAAAATGGGCTATAAGGAAATTGGCAGAATTGATAATTTTACATATTGGCAAGATAGAATGTGGACAGATATTAGAATGGAAAAGTACCTATAA
- a CDS encoding CBO0543 family protein: protein MKDGQAEYLNKIRSIAEELSHLKVEYWKSFSNFGTWQFWVVIVMLIVPLIVLFVSIDKNKTLLLGFFGLNYHIWFAYVNSFGINLGLWEYPYQILSFIPSFSLDASLVPVSFMLLYQWTLNHKKNIYLYSIILSAFFAFVFKPIIVYFHFFHMYKGVNFVHLFLFYVAFFIVSKLITNLFVWLKTKGN from the coding sequence ATGAAAGATGGACAAGCAGAATATTTAAATAAAATACGATCAATTGCTGAAGAATTAAGTCACCTTAAAGTAGAGTATTGGAAATCATTCTCTAATTTCGGCACATGGCAATTTTGGGTAGTTATTGTGATGTTAATCGTACCACTTATTGTTTTATTCGTTTCAATTGATAAGAATAAAACATTACTTTTAGGTTTTTTTGGACTTAATTATCATATATGGTTCGCTTATGTTAACTCTTTTGGGATTAATTTAGGATTATGGGAGTATCCGTATCAAATACTCTCCTTTATACCAAGCTTTTCCTTAGATGCATCCTTAGTTCCTGTTAGTTTTATGTTGCTATACCAGTGGACGTTAAACCACAAAAAAAATATCTATCTATACTCGATAATTCTATCTGCATTTTTTGCTTTTGTATTTAAACCAATTATAGTATATTTTCACTTTTTCCATATGTATAAGGGTGTAAATTTTGTTCATTTGTTCTTATTCTACGTAGCATTTTTTATTGTGTCTAAACTGATTACAAACCTATTTGTATGGCTGAAAACAAAGGGAAATTAA
- the cbpB gene encoding cyclic-di-AMP-binding protein CbpB: protein MDISQFPDFLRTELNDLIIPGERVAHVQLGNPIEHALLVLIKSGYSAIPVLDTQFKLHGLISKSMILDSILGIERIEFEKLSDYKVEDVMNKEIPTLKNTDMFVKGLSLSVDHPFLCVEDEDGFFIGILTRRAILKLVTQYVKQYNQKKKPVDF from the coding sequence ATGGACATATCACAATTCCCAGACTTTCTGCGTACAGAATTGAATGATTTAATCATTCCCGGAGAAAGAGTTGCACATGTGCAGCTAGGAAATCCAATTGAGCACGCTTTGCTCGTATTAATAAAGTCAGGGTATTCAGCGATTCCTGTCTTAGATACACAATTTAAACTACACGGATTAATCAGTAAATCGATGATACTTGACTCAATATTGGGTATTGAGCGAATTGAATTTGAAAAATTAAGCGATTATAAAGTAGAAGACGTGATGAACAAAGAAATTCCAACGTTGAAAAATACCGATATGTTCGTGAAAGGTTTAAGCCTTTCTGTCGATCATCCTTTCCTTTGTGTTGAGGATGAAGATGGATTTTTTATCGGTATTCTTACGAGAAGAGCAATTCTAAAACTAGTTACCCAATATGTTAAACAGTATAACCAAAAGAAAAAGCCTGTTGATTTCTAA
- a CDS encoding MDR family MFS transporter, with protein sequence MNDSKAIESKRNLNRPLVLGSLILAIFMSAIEGTIVSTAIPSIVGDLGGFSLYSWVFSGYLVMQAATVLIYGKLADLFGRKPIFIYGIVVFLIGSVLCGFSTSMEMLIVFRFIQGLGAGAVLPIATTIVGDIYTLEERAKIQGFLSSVWGISAVVGPVLGGVLVEYIHWSYIFWINVPLGILSIIGVLKYFKESIEKKKHKIDYFGSVFMLIAVLSLMVILVQGGVKWAWTDLKTIFFLSTFVISAILFFFQEKRASNPMMPFSLWKHRLIALANTTSLTTGMLLIGISSFLPAYVQGVMGYSPMVAGFTLTTLSIGWPIAAFLAGRLVIKIGFRNTAIIGGAFLIVGGIFFVMLDPTKGPIWAGIGSFIIGLGMGLTNTTFIVAIQSSVDWKDRGIATASNSFMRTLGSTLGAALLGGVLNNRLQEFIKENNMDDIISIDAANLLLDEAQRNVLPESSRILLQEGLTLSLHSVYWGVASLAVISFLLTVFLPRKKEDDHKY encoded by the coding sequence GTGAATGACTCGAAAGCAATTGAAAGTAAAAGAAATCTTAATCGCCCTCTTGTTTTGGGCTCATTAATATTAGCAATTTTTATGTCTGCAATTGAAGGCACAATTGTTTCAACGGCAATACCAAGTATCGTTGGAGATTTAGGAGGTTTTTCTTTATACAGTTGGGTATTTTCTGGGTATCTTGTAATGCAAGCCGCAACAGTACTTATTTACGGAAAACTTGCAGATCTCTTTGGAAGAAAACCTATTTTCATCTATGGAATTGTCGTATTTTTAATCGGATCAGTTTTGTGTGGATTTTCAACATCAATGGAAATGCTAATTGTATTCCGGTTTATTCAAGGATTAGGAGCGGGTGCAGTTTTACCTATTGCGACTACAATTGTTGGAGATATTTATACACTTGAAGAACGCGCAAAAATACAAGGGTTTTTATCCAGTGTTTGGGGGATATCAGCAGTTGTAGGACCTGTTTTAGGTGGAGTTTTAGTAGAATACATACATTGGTCATATATTTTCTGGATAAATGTTCCACTTGGTATTTTATCTATAATTGGAGTATTAAAGTACTTTAAAGAATCGATTGAAAAGAAAAAACATAAAATTGATTATTTTGGATCTGTTTTTATGTTAATCGCAGTTCTTTCCTTAATGGTCATCCTCGTTCAAGGAGGAGTGAAATGGGCTTGGACAGATCTAAAAACGATATTCTTTTTAAGTACATTTGTAATTAGCGCAATCTTATTTTTCTTCCAAGAAAAAAGAGCAAGTAACCCAATGATGCCTTTTTCATTGTGGAAACACCGATTAATTGCGTTAGCGAACACGACATCGTTAACAACTGGGATGCTATTGATTGGGATATCAAGTTTCTTACCAGCGTATGTGCAAGGTGTTATGGGCTACTCGCCTATGGTAGCAGGCTTTACGCTAACGACATTATCAATAGGTTGGCCAATTGCAGCATTCTTAGCAGGACGTCTAGTTATTAAGATTGGTTTTCGGAATACAGCGATCATAGGTGGAGCATTTCTGATCGTTGGGGGAATCTTCTTTGTTATGCTCGACCCAACAAAGGGACCTATATGGGCAGGTATTGGTTCGTTTATCATTGGACTAGGTATGGGATTAACAAATACGACCTTTATTGTTGCTATTCAAAGTAGTGTCGATTGGAAAGACCGTGGTATAGCTACTGCAAGTAATTCTTTTATGCGAACGTTAGGTAGTACGCTCGGAGCGGCTTTGCTCGGAGGGGTATTAAATAATCGCTTACAAGAATTTATTAAGGAAAATAATATGGACGATATAATATCGATTGATGCAGCAAACTTACTTCTTGATGAAGCCCAGAGAAACGTCTTACCAGAGAGCTCTCGAATATTACTACAAGAGGGGCTGACACTATCATTGCATAGTGTGTATTGGGGAGTAGCAAGTTTAGCAGTAATTAGTTTCCTATTGACGGTTTTCCTTCCAAGAAAAAAAGAAGATGATCATAAATACTAA
- a CDS encoding DUF2975 domain-containing protein: MKQGTTLFLKISLFIIGAPILAICIFLVPAIGNYVGELTVNFVKYLVYIDLYGAAIPFYFALYQAFKLLSYIDKNQAFSQLSVNALKKIKVCAVTISILYVLGMPIFYVIGEVDDAPGVILLGMVMIFASMVIAVFAAVLQRLLQEAIDIKSENDLTV, from the coding sequence ATGAAACAAGGTACAACACTTTTTTTAAAAATATCTTTATTTATTATCGGTGCACCAATTCTTGCAATATGTATATTTTTAGTACCTGCAATAGGAAATTATGTAGGAGAACTAACTGTTAACTTTGTAAAATATCTTGTTTACATCGACTTGTATGGAGCAGCAATACCATTTTATTTTGCATTATATCAAGCTTTCAAACTCTTAAGTTATATTGATAAAAATCAAGCTTTCTCACAACTCTCAGTAAATGCTCTAAAGAAGATAAAAGTTTGTGCAGTAACAATTAGTATCTTGTATGTGTTAGGGATGCCGATCTTTTATGTTATCGGAGAAGTAGATGATGCTCCAGGTGTGATATTACTTGGTATGGTAATGATCTTTGCTTCAATGGTTATTGCAGTCTTTGCTGCGGTTCTCCAAAGACTTTTACAAGAAGCAATTGATATAAAATCTGAAAATGACTTAACGGTCTGA
- a CDS encoding helix-turn-helix domain-containing protein, with translation MAIIINIDVMLAKRKMSVTELSERVGITMANLSILKNGKAKAIRLTTLDSICEALECQPGDILEYRADPEELKDL, from the coding sequence ATGGCAATTATTATAAACATTGATGTTATGCTGGCGAAAAGGAAAATGAGTGTAACAGAATTATCAGAGAGAGTTGGAATTACAATGGCCAACCTTTCAATATTGAAAAATGGAAAAGCAAAAGCGATTCGCTTAACAACGTTAGATTCGATTTGTGAAGCATTAGAATGTCAACCGGGAGATATTCTTGAATATCGAGCTGATCCAGAAGAGTTAAAGGATTTATAG